A genomic window from Streptomyces mirabilis includes:
- the secY gene encoding preprotein translocase subunit SecY — protein sequence MLTAFARAFKTPDLRKKLLFTLGIIVVYRVGTHVPIPGVDYKNVQTCIDVAKGNQGLFGLVNMFSGGALLQITIFALGIMPYITASIILQLLTVVIPRLEALKKEGSAGTAKITQYTRYLTVALAILQGTGLVATARSGALFSGCQVANQIVPDQSIFQTVVMVVTMTAGTGVVMWLGELITDRGIGNGMSILMFISIAATFPSALWAIKTQGTLAGGWIEFGTVIAVGLVMVALVVFVEQAQRRIPVQYAKRMIGRRSYGGTSTYIPLKVNQAGVIPVIFASSLLYIPALIAQFSKGNSGWKTWVTQNLTKGDHPIYLVSYFLLIVFFAFFYVAISFNPEEVADNMKKYGGFIPGIRAGRPTAEYLSYVLNRITWPGSLYLGLIALVPTMALVGFGATGNFPFGGTSILIIVGVGLETVKQIESQLQQRNYEGFLR from the coding sequence GTGCTCACCGCGTTCGCCCGGGCGTTCAAGACGCCCGACCTGCGCAAGAAGCTGCTCTTCACGCTCGGCATCATCGTGGTCTACCGGGTCGGTACCCACGTACCGATCCCAGGTGTCGACTACAAGAACGTCCAGACCTGCATCGACGTGGCCAAGGGCAACCAGGGTCTGTTCGGGCTGGTCAACATGTTCAGTGGTGGTGCGCTGCTGCAGATCACGATCTTCGCGCTCGGCATCATGCCGTACATCACGGCGAGCATCATTCTGCAGCTGCTGACGGTGGTGATTCCGCGCCTCGAAGCCCTCAAGAAGGAGGGCTCGGCCGGCACTGCGAAGATCACGCAGTACACCCGTTATCTGACGGTGGCGCTGGCGATCCTGCAGGGCACCGGCCTTGTCGCGACCGCCCGCAGCGGCGCTCTGTTCAGTGGCTGCCAGGTGGCCAACCAGATCGTTCCTGACCAGTCGATCTTCCAGACCGTCGTGATGGTCGTCACCATGACCGCCGGTACGGGCGTCGTCATGTGGCTGGGCGAGCTCATCACCGACCGCGGCATCGGCAACGGCATGTCGATCCTCATGTTCATCTCGATCGCCGCGACCTTCCCGTCCGCGCTGTGGGCGATCAAGACGCAGGGCACGCTGGCCGGCGGCTGGATCGAGTTCGGCACCGTGATCGCGGTCGGACTGGTCATGGTCGCGCTGGTCGTCTTCGTCGAGCAGGCCCAGCGGCGCATCCCGGTCCAGTACGCGAAGCGCATGATCGGGCGCCGGTCCTACGGCGGTACGTCCACTTACATCCCGCTGAAGGTGAATCAGGCGGGTGTGATTCCCGTCATCTTCGCGTCGTCGCTGCTCTACATCCCGGCCCTCATCGCACAGTTCTCGAAGGGCAACTCGGGCTGGAAGACCTGGGTCACGCAGAACCTGACCAAGGGCGATCACCCCATCTACCTGGTCTCTTACTTCCTCCTGATCGTTTTCTTCGCGTTCTTCTACGTGGCGATCTCGTTCAACCCCGAGGAAGTCGCGGACAACATGAAGAAGTATGGTGGCTTCATCCCGGGCATCCGGGCTGGTCGGCCGACCGCTGAGTACCTGAGCTACGTACTCAACCGGATCACCTGGCCGGGGTCGCTGTATCTGGGTCTGATCGCTCTCGTGCCGACAATGGCGTTGGTGGGTTTCGGGGCAACCGGCAATTTCCCGTTCGGTGGTACCAGCATCCTGATCATCGTGGGTGTCGGTCTTGAGACGGTGAAGCAGATCGAGAGCCAGCTTCAGCAGCGCAATTACGAAGGGTTCCTCCGCTGA
- a CDS encoding adenylate kinase: MRIVLVGPPGAGKGTQAAFLAKNLGIPHISTGDLFRANISQGTELGKQAKAYMDAGKLVPDEVTIGMAKDRMEQPDAANGFLLDGFPRNVSQAEALDEMLKTEGMKLDAVLDLEVPEDEVVKRIAGRRICRNDSSHVFHVTYKQPKQEGVCDVCGGELYQRDDDSEETVRTRLEVYHTQTEPIIDYYARQGLVVTISALGKVEEVTGRAMEALKSKVGDK; the protein is encoded by the coding sequence ATGCGAATCGTCCTCGTCGGGCCGCCCGGTGCCGGGAAGGGAACGCAGGCTGCGTTCCTTGCCAAGAACCTGGGGATTCCGCACATCTCCACGGGCGACCTCTTCCGCGCCAACATCAGTCAGGGCACGGAGCTGGGCAAGCAGGCCAAGGCGTACATGGACGCGGGCAAGCTCGTGCCGGACGAGGTCACCATCGGGATGGCCAAGGACCGCATGGAGCAGCCCGACGCCGCCAACGGCTTCCTGCTGGACGGCTTCCCTCGTAACGTCTCGCAGGCCGAGGCGCTGGACGAGATGCTCAAGACCGAGGGCATGAAGCTGGACGCGGTGCTGGACCTGGAGGTCCCCGAGGACGAGGTGGTCAAGCGCATCGCGGGCCGCCGCATCTGCCGCAACGACTCTTCGCACGTCTTCCACGTGACGTACAAGCAGCCGAAGCAGGAAGGCGTCTGTGACGTCTGCGGCGGCGAGCTGTACCAGCGGGACGACGACTCCGAGGAGACGGTCCGTACGCGTCTCGAGGTCTACCACACGCAGACCGAGCCGATCATCGACTACTACGCCCGTCAGGGCCTGGTCGTGACGATCTCGGCGCTCGGCAAGGTGGAAGAGGTCACGGGGCGCGCCATGGAGGCGCTCAAGAGCAAGGTCGGCGACAAGTAG
- the map gene encoding type I methionyl aminopeptidase: protein MVQIKTPEQIAKMRAAGLVVAAIHAATREAAVPGATTKDLDEVARKVLAEHGAKSNFLGYGGFPATICTSANEVVVHGIPSDEVVLKDGDIISIDCGAIVDGWHGDAAYTAFVGSGHAPELLELSRVTEESMWAGIAAMKQGNRLVDVSRAIETYIRRQPKPGGGKYGIIEDYGGHGIGTEMHMDPHLLNYVEKRRGKGPKLVPGFCLAIEPMVSLGTPRTEVLEDDWTVITTDGTWSSHWEHSVALTEEGPLVLTAPDGGRAKLAEHGITAAPDPLA from the coding sequence ATGGTGCAGATCAAGACCCCTGAGCAGATCGCCAAGATGCGTGCGGCGGGGTTGGTCGTCGCGGCCATTCACGCGGCCACCCGTGAGGCGGCCGTGCCGGGTGCCACGACGAAGGACCTGGACGAGGTCGCGCGCAAGGTGCTGGCCGAGCACGGGGCGAAGTCGAACTTCCTCGGGTACGGCGGTTTCCCCGCGACCATCTGCACCTCGGCCAACGAGGTCGTCGTCCACGGCATCCCGTCCGACGAGGTGGTCCTGAAGGACGGCGACATCATCTCGATCGACTGCGGCGCGATCGTGGACGGCTGGCACGGGGACGCGGCGTACACCGCGTTCGTGGGCTCCGGTCACGCCCCGGAGCTGCTCGAGCTCTCCCGGGTGACCGAGGAGTCGATGTGGGCGGGCATCGCGGCGATGAAGCAGGGCAACCGGCTCGTCGACGTCTCGCGTGCGATCGAGACGTACATCCGCCGCCAGCCGAAGCCCGGCGGCGGCAAGTACGGAATCATCGAGGACTACGGCGGCCACGGCATCGGCACCGAGATGCACATGGACCCGCACCTGCTGAACTACGTCGAGAAGCGGCGCGGCAAGGGGCCGAAGCTGGTCCCCGGCTTCTGCCTGGCCATCGAGCCGATGGTGTCCTTGGGCACGCCGCGGACCGAGGTGCTGGAGGACGACTGGACCGTCATCACGACGGACGGCACGTGGTCCTCGCACTGGGAGCACTCGGTGGCGCTGACGGAGGAGGGCCCGCTGGTCCTCACGGCCCCGGACGGCGGCAGGGCGAAGCTGGCGGAGCACGGGATCACGGCGGCGCCGGACCCACTGGCCTGA
- the infA gene encoding translation initiation factor IF-1 has protein sequence MAKKQGAIEIEGTVVESLPNAMFKVELQNGHQVLAHISGKMRMHYIRILPDDRVVVELSPYDLTRGRIVYRYK, from the coding sequence GTGGCCAAGAAGCAAGGTGCCATCGAGATCGAGGGCACTGTCGTCGAGTCTCTTCCGAACGCCATGTTCAAGGTCGAGCTCCAGAACGGCCACCAGGTCCTGGCACACATCAGCGGCAAGATGCGTATGCACTACATCCGCATCCTCCCTGACGACCGGGTCGTGGTGGAGTTGTCTCCGTACGACCTGACGCGTGGCCGCATCGTCTACCGGTACAAGTAG
- the rpmJ gene encoding 50S ribosomal protein L36 has product MKVKPSVKKICDKCRVIRRHGRVMVICENPRHKQRQG; this is encoded by the coding sequence ATGAAGGTCAAGCCGAGCGTCAAGAAGATCTGCGACAAGTGCAGGGTGATCCGCCGTCACGGTCGGGTCATGGTCATCTGCGAAAACCCGCGCCACAAGCAGCGCCAGGGCTGA
- the rpsM gene encoding 30S ribosomal protein S13, translating to MARVSGVDIPREKRVEVALTYVFGIGRTLSQQTLAETGVNPNTRVRDLSEEELVKIREYVDANIKTEGDLRREIQADIRRKVEIGCYQGLRHRRGLPVHGQRTSTNARTRKGPRRAIAGKKKPGKK from the coding sequence ATGGCACGCGTTTCCGGTGTTGACATCCCTCGCGAAAAGCGTGTGGAGGTCGCCCTGACCTACGTGTTCGGCATCGGCCGGACCCTTTCCCAGCAGACGCTGGCCGAGACCGGCGTGAACCCGAACACCCGCGTTCGTGACCTCTCCGAAGAAGAGCTGGTCAAGATCCGCGAGTACGTGGACGCCAACATCAAGACCGAGGGTGACCTCCGTCGCGAGATCCAGGCCGACATCCGCCGCAAGGTCGAGATCGGCTGCTACCAGGGTCTGCGCCACCGTCGTGGCCTGCCCGTCCACGGTCAGCGCACCAGCACGAACGCTCGTACCCGCAAGGGCCCGCGTCGCGCCATCGCCGGTAAGAAGAAGCCGGGCAAGAAGTAG
- the rpsK gene encoding 30S ribosomal protein S11, giving the protein MPPKGRQGAAKKVRRKEKKNVAHGHAHIKSTFNNTIVSITDPSGNVISWASAGHVGFKGSRKSTPFAAQMAAESAARRAQEHGMRKVDVFVKGPGSGRETAIRSLQATGLEVGSIQDVTPTPHNGCRPPKRRRV; this is encoded by the coding sequence ATGCCCCCCAAGGGTCGTCAGGGCGCTGCCAAGAAGGTGCGCCGCAAGGAAAAGAAGAACGTCGCTCACGGGCACGCTCACATCAAGAGCACGTTCAACAACACCATCGTCTCGATCACCGACCCCTCGGGCAACGTGATCTCCTGGGCCTCCGCCGGCCACGTCGGCTTCAAGGGCTCGCGCAAGTCCACCCCCTTCGCCGCGCAGATGGCCGCCGAGTCGGCCGCCCGTCGCGCGCAGGAGCACGGCATGCGCAAGGTTGACGTCTTCGTGAAGGGCCCGGGCTCCGGTCGCGAGACCGCGATCCGCTCCCTCCAGGCCACTGGCCTCGAGGTCGGCTCCATCCAGGACGTCACCCCCACCCCGCACAACGGCTGCCGTCCGCCCAAGCGCCGCCGCGTCTGA
- a CDS encoding DNA-directed RNA polymerase subunit alpha — protein sequence MLIAQRPSLTEEVVDEFRSRFVIEPLEPGFGYTLGNSLRRTLLSSIPGAAVTSIRIDGVLHEFTTVPGVKEDVTDLILNIKQLVVSSEHDEPVVMYLRKQGPGLVTAADIAPPAGVEVHNPDLVLATLNGKGKLEMELTVERGRGYVSAVQNKQVGQEIGRIPVDSIYSPVLKVTYKVEATRVEQRTDFDKLIVDVETKQAMRPRDAMASAGKTLVELFGLARELNIDAEGIDMGPSPTDAALAADLALPIEELELTVRSYNCLKREGIHSVGELVARSEADLLDIRNFGAKSIDEVKAKLAGMGLALKDSPPGFDPTAAADAFGADDDADAGFVETEQY from the coding sequence ATGCTGATTGCTCAGCGTCCCTCGTTGACCGAAGAGGTCGTCGACGAATTCCGCTCCCGGTTCGTGATCGAGCCGCTGGAGCCGGGCTTCGGCTACACCCTCGGCAACTCCCTGCGTCGCACGCTCCTGTCCTCGATCCCGGGTGCGGCGGTCACGTCCATCCGCATCGACGGCGTTCTGCACGAGTTCACCACCGTGCCGGGCGTCAAGGAGGACGTCACCGACCTGATCCTCAACATCAAGCAGCTGGTCGTCTCCTCGGAGCACGACGAGCCGGTCGTGATGTACCTGCGCAAGCAGGGCCCGGGTCTGGTCACCGCCGCCGACATCGCGCCTCCGGCCGGTGTCGAGGTGCACAACCCCGACCTCGTCCTCGCCACGCTCAACGGCAAGGGCAAGCTGGAGATGGAGCTGACCGTCGAGCGCGGTCGCGGCTACGTCTCCGCCGTTCAGAACAAGCAGGTCGGTCAGGAGATCGGGCGCATCCCGGTCGACTCGATCTACTCGCCGGTGCTGAAGGTCACGTACAAGGTCGAGGCGACCCGTGTCGAGCAGCGCACCGACTTCGACAAGCTGATCGTCGACGTCGAGACCAAGCAGGCCATGCGTCCCCGTGACGCCATGGCGTCGGCCGGTAAGACCCTGGTCGAGCTGTTCGGTCTGGCTCGCGAGCTCAACATCGACGCCGAGGGCATCGACATGGGCCCGTCCCCCACGGACGCCGCCCTCGCCGCGGACCTCGCGCTGCCGATCGAGGAGCTCGAGCTCACCGTTCGTTCGTACAACTGCCTCAAGCGTGAGGGCATCCACTCCGTGGGTGAGCTCGTCGCCCGCTCCGAGGCCGACCTGCTGGACATCCGCAACTTCGGTGCGAAGTCCATCGACGAGGTCAAGGCGAAGCTGGCCGGCATGGGCCTGGCCCTCAAGGACAGCCCGCCCGGATTCGACCCGACCGCTGCCGCCGACGCCTTTGGTGCCGACGACGACGCGGACGCGGGCTTTGTGGAGACCGAGCAGTACTAA
- the rplQ gene encoding 50S ribosomal protein L17, translated as MPKPTKGARLGGSAAHEKLLLANLAKSLFEHGRITTTEAKARRLRPYAERLVTKAKKGDLHNRRQVLSVITDKSIVHTLFTEIGPRYENRPGGYTRITKIGNRRGDNAPMAVIELVEALTVAQQATGEAEAATKRAAKDAEVKTEAPAKVEDAKVEDAAEAPAEESKDA; from the coding sequence ATGCCGAAGCCCACCAAGGGTGCCCGTCTGGGCGGCAGCGCCGCGCACGAGAAGCTGCTCCTCGCGAACCTCGCGAAGTCGCTCTTCGAGCACGGTCGCATCACCACCACCGAGGCGAAGGCCCGTCGCCTGCGCCCGTACGCGGAGCGTCTGGTCACCAAGGCGAAGAAGGGTGACCTTCACAACCGCCGTCAGGTGCTCTCGGTGATCACGGACAAGAGCATCGTGCACACGCTCTTCACCGAGATCGGCCCGCGCTACGAGAACCGCCCGGGTGGCTACACCCGTATCACCAAGATCGGTAACCGCCGTGGCGACAACGCGCCCATGGCCGTCATCGAGCTGGTGGAGGCCCTGACCGTGGCCCAGCAGGCCACCGGTGAGGCCGAGGCGGCCACCAAGCGTGCCGCCAAGGACGCCGAGGTCAAGACCGAGGCTCCGGCCAAGGTCGAGGACGCCAAGGTCGAGGACGCCGCCGAGGCTCCCGCCGAGGAGTCGAAGGACGCCTGA
- the truA gene encoding tRNA pseudouridine(38-40) synthase TruA produces MSDEVQAGFVRVRLDLSYDGTEFSGWAKQASGRRTVQGEIEDALRTVTRSRDTTYELTVAGRTDAGVHARGQVAHVDLPVELWAEHEEKLLKRLAGRLSKDVRVWSLREAPSGFNARFSAIWRRYAYRVTDNPGGVDPLLRGHVLWHDWPLDVDAMNEAAERLVGEHDFAAYCKKREGATTIRTLQELSLVRGDDGVITATVRADAFCHNMVRSLIGALLFVGDGHRGPDWPGKVLAAGVRDSAVHVVRPHGLTLEEVGYPADELLAARNKEARNRRTLPGAGCC; encoded by the coding sequence GTGAGTGACGAAGTACAGGCCGGGTTCGTACGGGTGCGTTTGGATCTGTCGTACGACGGGACCGAGTTCTCCGGGTGGGCCAAGCAGGCCTCGGGGCGCCGGACCGTGCAGGGGGAGATAGAGGACGCCCTCAGGACCGTCACGCGGTCCAGGGACACCACGTACGAGCTGACCGTCGCCGGGCGCACCGACGCTGGCGTGCACGCGCGCGGGCAGGTGGCGCACGTCGATCTGCCCGTCGAGCTGTGGGCCGAGCACGAGGAGAAGCTGCTCAAGCGGCTGGCCGGGCGGCTGTCCAAGGACGTGCGGGTGTGGTCCCTGAGGGAGGCACCCAGCGGGTTCAACGCCCGCTTCTCCGCGATCTGGCGGCGGTACGCGTACCGGGTCACCGACAATCCCGGGGGAGTGGACCCCCTGCTGCGGGGGCACGTCCTGTGGCACGACTGGCCGCTCGACGTCGACGCCATGAACGAGGCGGCCGAGCGGCTCGTGGGTGAGCACGACTTCGCCGCCTACTGCAAGAAGCGCGAGGGCGCCACGACCATTCGTACGCTCCAGGAGCTGAGCCTGGTGCGCGGGGACGACGGGGTCATCACCGCCACCGTCCGTGCCGACGCCTTCTGCCACAACATGGTGCGCTCGCTCATCGGCGCGCTGCTGTTCGTGGGGGACGGGCACCGCGGGCCCGACTGGCCCGGGAAGGTGCTCGCGGCCGGCGTACGGGACTCGGCCGTCCATGTCGTACGGCCGCACGGGCTGACCCTGGAGGAGGTCGGCTACCCCGCGGACGAACTGCTCGCCGCGCGCAACAAGGAGGCGCGGAACCGGCGGACGCTGCCGGGGGCCGGCTGCTGCTGA